The genomic window AAAGAAATAAAgatcaaatatttgatttgatataaattataatatgatgtcttGTATTTGGTAATGAGTAAACTGTTCATCGCTTATTACTcacaacttttaattaaaacaatgtaaatattagaatatacaGTAATTACTATGATAcagaaaataactatataattttcataattaaaccTATGTTAATGAGAACTgacaaaagtttttaattgggATTATTAAATGCTCCTCTAAtaagaaaattcataaattgtataaggataatataaaatatatgaaaaaaaccaTGTGGTAAGTATGTAAGaattaaatgacaaaatatcaaaaatataatatacattataatgttaaaataaaactatattttaatcatttttttgttattattatattttatatgataactatggtaaaataatgtattataatataatcattttatgtaaatccTCTGAGGACTTAtgacaatttgttttatagagACAAAAAAGTgtaacaagtataaaaaacattttcttttttactacTTTGTATCATacgctttaaaaatattaatcgttcaatttttgacatttagtattttacatgaaactataaaaatgtgaaaCTATCTGCAACTAACTACCTATAAGCTATTTTGACTTGACGTGGCGTGACGTGCGTGACGAGTATAGATTATAGTGTTTAAATGTCTTATATTTAGTACTCGGCACTTATTTAACgtgttaatatgaatataatattaaccagTTACATAGATGTTAAACACACAGTAGACACGGTCCAGATGAAAATAGTTCCTacgtaaaacagtaaaataagattaaacaTGCTGAATTAATGTCcttttaggtaatataaagTCTTAAGCATCGGATACCGtgggtaataaaaaattaagaacaatAACAAATCGTGTAATTTGGAATCCAGTTTTtgaaacgataataatttgcTGAtgcttttttttaacgttttttgaTGATTGTTAGTATACAACTGGTATAGACTTTACTTTTTactggtatttataaaaatcaaaaaattacctCTTTAAACATGTATCATATTGGTAAGattctcaaaatataaattatttacaaatttacaataggtaggtatacaattttttgataaGCCCATTCTGCTTAAAAgtcattacatttatttttattttttatataaattaaagattaCTTTAAAAGATATATCTATACAGAATTACAGAcactatttaagtataatcaaggtattagaaaattatattacataattttgaatttgttacaaaatgttttgaacatttgattgtgattatatagtatatagtttaatacgaAAGCCGTTCTTTTTATGACAAAATTTATTTCGCATCAAAAGTTaagacatatattttattattatggattaatattattcatttattaacaataatatttttaataaattacctacattatattataatatgttttatcattttgtttacGTTTTATTCACAGCTAGTAtatcattttgattttaattattatcttcatgacttttattttttcaatattcataagTCATATATAGCTAATCTTCAGTATCCTTAATGTTACTTACTACTACTTCCACTATTATCATCATCGGTATCACCACTGTTATCATCATCAGTATCACCACTTTTATCATCATTGCTTTTACTATTACCAccatcatttttcttttttttcggaTCTTTTTTTCTGCCTGGATTTTCTTCCCCTTCGTCACTCGATTTATTGTCCTCATCACTATCTTTTTCTTCACTGCTTTTTTCTggactgttatttttatttttatcatcttttttattttcaccttTCTTACGTTTGTCCTTTGGTTTCTCGTCTTCGTCACTCGATTTATTGTCCTCATCACTATCTTTTTCTTCACTGCTTTTTTCTggactgttatttttatttttatcatcatttttcttttttttcggaTCTTTTTTTCTGCCTGGATTTTCTTCCCCTTCGTCACTCGATTTATTGTCCTCATCACTATCTTTTTCTTCACTGCTTTTTTCTggactgttatttttatttttatcatcttttttattttcaccttTCTTACGTTTGTCCTTTGGTTTCTCGTCTTCGTCACTCGATTTATTGTCCTCATCACTATCTTTTTCTTCACTGCTTTTTTCTggactgttatttttatttttattatcttttttattttcaccttTCTTACGTTTGTCCTTTGGTTTCTCGTCTTCATCACTCGATGCATCGTCCTCATTGCTCTCAGaactcttttttttcttgccttttttagcatttttatttttagatttttttggtttttcttcttcttcttcttcttcttcttcaaaTTGATTTCTATCGTTATTCTTaactttatttgaaataaattttagtgcattttttgtaatttcttgAGTTTCtcccaaatttttaaaataattaaatgattttgttaCTGGCGATACTATTGCTGagcctaatttttttaataaatttccatATAAACTTGCTCTATTAgtcaatacaaatttttgaCCACCAATCATGGTTTCTGTCGGTAGTGCTACAGCTACAGGATTATTAATGGTTGATAAGCCAGAATAAGGGCGAGATAAAAAACTTGAAAGTCCTGAAacaattcatacattttactcGATAAACggttaaaatattgatcaggtagttaattataatcgtattaaatgaataataaaatattttgaaatgtacatcgtattattaaaaactatttttcttttaacatttaccaacttattttattcacatatagagtataatataatataatatttatttgtctaAATTGCattctaaacataatatgtattatacattttttaattattttttaaatttgaaatagtttttattattatgtttatattattatttaccattagTAAGCCGACCACCTTGAGGTACCAATGCAATTTTTGGCTTTGGATTTTCAGCttgttcaattaatttatttaacagacttggattttttttaagaactgaaaaagttaaatattttacatgtaattaaatagataagtatgtaattatgtacatatacttttttacatACTAATGAATACCTATCATAGTTATCTACgtgtatatatcatattaaattcgtAAGTCATACGAGGTTCGGGTTCGGATCTTTCTCATCAgcaaaaattggaaaaatcgGTACTCGTATGCATGTTACTAACCAAAAAACTATATACGTATTGTATGTTACCTATcgtagttatttttatgtcctttaattttattgagggAAACCTAACCTTGAGTGATTaagataaataacatattataacagttataCAAAATTCTAACGAAATAgccgttataataataattgatgaagAATGGTAGTGGTTCATTAATACGCAACACGACTTATTAGAAGTTTTCTGGGATGATGTAAAAGTAACCTATgacttataacaatattataagatatttgaCAACGATGATCATCATTTATCagcaataaattaagtaagttTTAGGtggataaattttaataaataaaatacagtaaagTTTTTTTGATTGGTTAGTTAGATAAGATTTTACAGTAGGTAACACACTGCACGagtacatataaatttaataatataatgatataaatttacaattctaAAATGATCTAACTTGtcacacaataaatattaaaatatctaaataacacATTCGCGGGGCcttagataatattcttaatgtttaatttaatattaagtcaCCTTATTCACTCTAATACTAAACATTACAACTAAgcagtgtaaaaaaaaattgattactcTAAACGTAAAATTAACGTAATAGTATACCTACGTTAGTAAGACAGAAATAGTATATACAACTAATACAaagttctataataaattaatataactaaaaccatagtataatgtatctaCCAACTAGGATTTATTATCAAACGATAAATATTAGTGTTGCAatagatacttttttttaacaattataatttgagtaagtatatacaaaacattgctttaatatttctaaaatattactcaCCTACCCAATAAGTTGGGATTTATTACATGCATTTGTGATttgttatctttttatttacatgtaaCATGTTTATAAGTTATGTATTAGTTATGAAGTTAACTaaacatatacctactattttatgtgaaaagtggatacaaaataaaaaaagtattaattattcagtATTAAACCCCTCCTCCCACCTTTTAACAAATTACTGAATATGcctatggtatattatatttattagaaaataataataataagtaataagtaatagcaCCGTTTTTTAATAGCTATAATGTCATCCCATATTAATcacataactaattaaaatttttgtaaataataatttataatctgaAATAAATGATTAGGTACTagaattactatatatatttttaaattatacttttg from Aphis gossypii isolate Hap1 chromosome 1, ASM2018417v2, whole genome shotgun sequence includes these protein-coding regions:
- the LOC126549057 gene encoding protein starmaker-like isoform X1, yielding MTCSSIKIIYLTILWTLTCPLLHCFSLLNPSYIVLLTSIQTLQTASLTLSVPEENYDKITKILKKNPSLLNKLIEQAENPKPKIALVPQGGRLTNGLSSFLSRPYSGLSTINNPVAVALPTETMIGGQKFVLTNRASLYGNLLKKLGSAIVSPVTKSFNYFKNLGETQEITKNALKFISNKVKNNDRNQFEEEEEEEEEKPKKSKNKNAKKGKKKKSSESNEDDASSDEDEKPKDKRKKGENKKDNKNKNNSPEKSSEEKDSDEDNKSSDEDEKPKDKRKKGENKKDDKNKNNSPEKSSEEKDSDEDNKSSDEGEENPGRKKDPKKKKNDDKNKNNSPEKSSEEKDSDEDNKSSDEDEKPKDKRKKGENKKDDKNKNNSPEKSSEEKDSDEDNKSSDEGEENPGRKKDPKKKKNDGGNSKSNDDKSGDTDDDNSGDTDDDNSGSSSK
- the LOC126549057 gene encoding protein starmaker-like isoform X2, with translation MTCSSIKIIYLTILWTLTCPLLHCFSLLNPSYIVLLTSIQTLQTASLTLSVPEENYDKITKILKKNPSLLNKLIEQAENPKPKIALVPQGGRLTNGLSSFLSRPYSGLSTINNPVAVALPTETMIGGQKFVLTNRASLYGNLLKKLGSAIVSPVTKSFNYFKNLGETQEITKNALKFISNKVKNNDRNQFEEEEEEEEEKPKKSKNKNAKKGKKKKSSESNEDDASSDEDEKPKDKRKKGENKKDDKNKNNSPEKSSEEKDSDEDNKSSDEGEENPGRKKDPKKKKNDDKNKNNSPEKSSEEKDSDEDNKSSDEDEKPKDKRKKGENKKDDKNKNNSPEKSSEEKDSDEDNKSSDEGEENPGRKKDPKKKKNDGGNSKSNDDKSGDTDDDNSGDTDDDNSGSSSK